The following coding sequences lie in one Streptomyces xiamenensis genomic window:
- a CDS encoding SpoIIE family protein phosphatase, with product MTAFSRDRGAGGGGRLAAVRSALGVRSIVGQMFALQVVTVLLLVAAAAITIYVQMDRNQRTAAYNRTLAVATTFANSPGIVAAVHSADPTSALQPHTEAVRKAARVGGVVVTDTAGIRLTHPRPAEIGKPFIGDVRSALDGNIVQESLNAAIGPAVQSVVPIRDDTGTVVGAVGVAILLDEITINFSARVPLILGALGALLLTLAGTALISRRLLKQTRGLGPSEITRLYENHDAVLRSVREGVVILDGDRRLLLANEEASRLLDLPENAQGRPLGDLGLAPATAELLASGHETTDEVHRFGGRLLAVNHRPMDLHGGPPGSVTTLRDSTELSVVARRAEAAQRRLRLLYEASVRIGTTLEVVRTAEELTEVGVPEFADYITVDLVDEVTRGAEPVASGSRMRRTATRAVREDHPLYGGGGVTLDTTSPEVRGLLMGHARAERDLRGTTWWRAADPEHARELLDFGIHSLISTPLHARGVVLGVVNFWRADTSPTFSEEDLSLAEELAARTAVCVDNARRFTREHTMAVTLQRSLLPSGLPRQNALEAATRYLPAQSGVGGDWFDVIPLSGTRVALVVGDVVGHGLHAAATMGRLRTAVHNFSALDLTPDELLGRLDELASRVDADETTEAGGGAIAGATCLYAIYDPVDGGCEMARAGHLPPALVLPDGTVSFADLPAAPPLGVGGVPFETTRVELPEGSRIVLYTDGLVESRTRDIDEGLDRLREALAASGPAPEQTCDTVLERLLPARPADDVALLVARTRMLRDDQVASWDVAADPTAVAPLRAAVTRQLADWHLGDAAFITELILSELITNAIRYAAGPIGVRLLRDRSLICEVSDGSSTSPHLRNATDTDEGGRGLFLVSQYADRWGTRYTPEGKVIWAEQRLPETT from the coding sequence ATGACGGCATTCTCCCGGGACCGGGGCGCGGGCGGCGGCGGACGGCTGGCAGCGGTGCGGTCCGCGCTGGGTGTCCGCAGCATCGTCGGGCAGATGTTCGCCCTCCAGGTGGTGACCGTCCTGCTGCTGGTGGCCGCCGCGGCCATCACCATCTACGTCCAGATGGACCGCAACCAGCGCACCGCCGCGTACAACCGCACCCTCGCCGTCGCCACCACCTTCGCCAACTCACCCGGCATCGTCGCGGCGGTGCACTCCGCCGACCCCACCTCCGCCCTCCAGCCGCACACCGAAGCGGTCCGGAAGGCGGCCCGGGTGGGCGGCGTGGTGGTCACCGACACGGCCGGCATCCGCCTCACCCACCCCAGGCCCGCGGAGATCGGCAAGCCCTTTATCGGGGACGTACGGTCCGCGCTGGACGGCAACATCGTTCAGGAGTCGCTCAACGCGGCCATCGGCCCCGCCGTGCAGAGCGTGGTCCCCATCCGGGACGACACCGGCACCGTGGTCGGCGCCGTAGGGGTCGCCATCCTGCTCGACGAGATCACCATCAATTTCTCCGCCCGGGTGCCGCTGATCCTGGGCGCGCTGGGCGCCCTGCTGCTCACCCTGGCCGGCACCGCGCTCATCAGCCGGCGCCTGCTGAAGCAGACCCGCGGCCTGGGGCCCTCCGAGATCACCCGGTTGTACGAGAACCACGACGCCGTTCTGCGCTCCGTGCGGGAAGGCGTCGTCATCCTCGACGGCGACCGGCGGCTGCTGCTGGCCAACGAAGAGGCCAGCCGGCTGCTCGACCTGCCCGAGAACGCCCAGGGCCGTCCCCTCGGCGACCTCGGCCTCGCCCCCGCCACCGCCGAACTGCTGGCCTCCGGGCACGAGACCACCGACGAGGTGCACCGCTTCGGCGGCCGGCTGCTGGCCGTCAACCACCGCCCGATGGACCTGCACGGCGGCCCGCCGGGATCCGTCACCACCCTGCGGGACTCCACCGAGCTGAGCGTGGTGGCGAGACGCGCCGAGGCGGCCCAGCGCAGACTGCGGCTGCTGTACGAGGCCAGCGTGCGCATCGGCACCACGCTGGAGGTGGTGCGCACCGCCGAGGAGCTGACCGAGGTCGGGGTCCCCGAGTTCGCCGACTACATCACCGTCGACCTGGTGGACGAGGTGACGCGCGGCGCCGAACCCGTCGCCAGCGGCAGCCGGATGCGGCGCACCGCCACCCGCGCCGTACGGGAGGACCACCCGCTGTACGGGGGCGGCGGCGTCACCCTGGACACCACCTCCCCCGAGGTACGCGGCCTGCTGATGGGACACGCGCGGGCCGAACGCGACCTGCGCGGCACCACCTGGTGGCGGGCCGCCGACCCCGAGCACGCGCGGGAACTGCTCGACTTCGGCATCCACTCGCTGATCTCCACGCCGCTGCACGCCCGCGGCGTGGTGCTGGGCGTGGTCAACTTCTGGCGGGCGGACACCTCCCCCACGTTCTCCGAGGAGGACCTGTCCCTCGCCGAGGAACTGGCGGCCCGTACGGCGGTGTGCGTGGACAACGCCCGCCGCTTCACCCGCGAGCACACCATGGCCGTCACCCTGCAGCGCAGCCTGCTGCCCAGCGGGCTGCCCCGGCAGAACGCCCTGGAGGCCGCCACCCGCTATCTGCCCGCGCAGTCGGGGGTGGGCGGCGACTGGTTCGACGTCATCCCGCTGTCGGGTACGCGCGTCGCGCTGGTCGTGGGCGACGTGGTGGGGCACGGGCTGCACGCGGCGGCCACCATGGGACGGCTGCGGACGGCGGTGCACAACTTCTCGGCGCTCGACCTCACCCCGGACGAACTGCTGGGCCGCCTGGACGAACTGGCCTCCCGCGTCGACGCCGACGAGACGACCGAGGCCGGCGGCGGCGCCATCGCCGGCGCCACCTGCCTGTACGCGATCTACGACCCGGTGGACGGCGGCTGCGAGATGGCTCGGGCCGGACATCTGCCGCCCGCGCTGGTGCTGCCCGACGGCACCGTCAGCTTCGCGGACCTGCCGGCCGCGCCGCCGCTGGGCGTGGGCGGCGTCCCGTTCGAGACGACGCGGGTGGAACTGCCCGAGGGCAGCCGGATCGTGCTGTACACGGACGGGCTGGTGGAGAGCCGCACCCGGGACATCGACGAGGGCCTGGACCGCCTGCGGGAGGCGCTCGCCGCGTCGGGCCCCGCCCCGGAACAGACCTGCGACACCGTCCTGGAGCGCCTGCTGCCCGCCCGCCCGGCGGACGACGTCGCCCTGCTCGTCGCCCGCACCCGCATGCTGCGCGACGACCAGGTGGCCAGCTGGGACGTAGCCGCAGACCCGACCGCGGTGGCCCCGCTGCGGGCCGCCGTCACCCGGCAGCTGGCGGACTGGCACCTCGGTGACGCGGCGTTCATCACGGAGCTGATCCTGAGCGAGCTGATCACCAACGCCATCCGGTACGCCGCCGGGCCCATCGGCGTCCGGCTGCTCCGCGACCGGTCGCTGATCTGCGAGGTCTCCGACGGCAGCAGCACCTCACCGCACCTGCGGAACGCCACGGACACCGACGAGGGCGGCCGGGGCCTGTTCCTGGTCTCGCAGTACGCCGACCGCTGGGGCACCCGGTACACGCCCGAGGGCAAGGTCATCTGGGCGGAGCAGCGGCTGCCGGAAACCACGTGA
- a CDS encoding CarD family transcriptional regulator: MTFKVGDTVVYPHHGAALIEAIETRQIKGVDKLYLVLKVAQGDLEVRVPADNAELVGVRDVVGQEGLDRVFEVLRAPYAEEPTNWSRRYKANLEKLASGDVIKVAEVVRDLWRRERERGLSAGEKRMLAKARQILVSELALAESTNEDKAESLLDEVLAS, from the coding sequence ATGACGTTCAAGGTTGGCGACACCGTGGTCTATCCCCATCACGGGGCCGCGTTGATCGAGGCTATCGAAACGCGCCAGATTAAAGGCGTGGACAAGCTCTACTTGGTTCTGAAGGTCGCCCAGGGCGACCTCGAAGTGCGCGTACCGGCGGACAATGCCGAACTCGTCGGCGTGCGCGATGTCGTGGGGCAGGAAGGTCTGGACCGGGTCTTCGAGGTGCTGCGTGCGCCGTATGCCGAAGAACCCACCAACTGGTCCCGCCGCTACAAGGCGAATCTGGAGAAACTCGCCTCCGGTGACGTCATCAAGGTCGCCGAGGTCGTACGTGACCTGTGGCGCCGTGAGCGTGAGCGCGGACTCTCCGCCGGTGAGAAGCGCATGCTGGCCAAGGCCCGGCAGATCCTCGTCAGCGAGCTCGCGCTCGCCGAGAGCACCAACGAGGACAAGGCCGAAAGCCTGCTCGACGAGGTCCTCGCGTCCTGA
- the phoU gene encoding phosphate signaling complex protein PhoU, translated as MRDAYHEELDAISDTLVEMARLVGSAIGRATTAMLDADLKLAESVIDADDRIDDMQRDLENGAIALLARQQPVATDLRIVVTSLRMSADLERCGDLAEHVAKVARLRFPDSAVPRDLTATILEMGQLAQRLMAKATEVLITKDVELAMQLEQDDDEMDTLHRTLFRHLMDDRWQHGVETAVDVTLLGRYYERFADHAVSIARRVVYLVTGEHADEFAPEPEPETA; from the coding sequence ATGCGTGACGCTTATCACGAGGAACTGGACGCGATCAGTGACACGCTGGTCGAAATGGCGCGGCTGGTGGGCTCGGCCATCGGGCGGGCCACCACGGCGATGCTGGACGCCGATCTGAAGCTCGCCGAGAGCGTGATCGACGCGGACGACCGCATCGACGACATGCAGCGGGACCTGGAGAACGGCGCGATCGCGCTGCTGGCGCGGCAGCAGCCGGTGGCCACGGATCTGCGGATCGTGGTGACCTCGCTGCGGATGAGCGCGGACCTGGAGCGGTGCGGTGACCTCGCGGAGCACGTGGCGAAGGTGGCCAGGCTGCGGTTCCCCGACTCGGCGGTGCCGCGGGATCTGACGGCGACCATCCTGGAGATGGGCCAGCTCGCGCAGCGGCTGATGGCGAAGGCGACCGAGGTGCTGATCACCAAGGATGTCGAGCTGGCGATGCAGTTGGAGCAGGACGACGACGAGATGGACACCCTGCACCGGACGCTGTTCCGGCACCTGATGGACGACCGCTGGCAGCACGGGGTGGAGACGGCGGTGGATGTGACGCTGCTGGGCCGCTACTACGAGCGGTTCGCCGATCACGCGGTGTCGATCGCGCGGCGCGTGGTGTACCTGGTGACGGGTGAGCACGCGGACGAGTTCGCGCCGGAGCCGGAGCCCGAGACGGCCTGA
- a CDS encoding sensor histidine kinase, with protein sequence MTETAAGVSGRFTRPQRWLLPGDLLTEPADLAAAAPGAPGTGVRFPHPRPPRRTPRDWAVDVTLFGWSLGMWALMVIVALPTLEHTPEWIRAIDAPLGLLACCALWVRRRHPLAVALLVVPVGAVSASAFGALGVVMLSTALRLPTRRALALLAANIAVAIPYFIFCSLPEDNSGWGDIFFSVAYLLTFFAWGVATRARRQLVVRLRQDAGRERAEHARRMADARRAEREAIAREMHDVLAHRISLLSVHAGALAYRTSGAAGAHAKPLSDAEVGESAQVIRDNAHQALEELREVLTVLRGTAPGALTEAGGGRPQPRIAEIGELVAEATRAGQRVVLDQKYAEGAAEALRDQAQRTVYRVVQEGLTNARKHAPGALITVTLVGAAGQGLTVRIRNPLPVTAGAGREHIPGAGAGLAGLEERIALDGGSLLHGATNGAFELVAKLPWPAA encoded by the coding sequence ATGACCGAGACAGCGGCCGGCGTCAGCGGCCGGTTCACCCGGCCGCAGCGCTGGCTGCTCCCCGGCGATCTGCTGACCGAGCCGGCCGACCTGGCCGCCGCGGCTCCCGGCGCACCGGGCACCGGCGTGCGCTTCCCGCACCCCCGGCCCCCGCGCCGCACCCCGCGCGACTGGGCCGTGGACGTCACCCTCTTCGGCTGGTCGCTCGGCATGTGGGCGCTGATGGTCATCGTGGCGCTGCCCACCCTCGAACACACCCCGGAGTGGATCCGGGCCATCGACGCACCGCTCGGGCTGCTCGCCTGCTGCGCCCTGTGGGTCCGCCGCCGCCACCCGCTCGCCGTCGCGCTCCTCGTGGTCCCGGTCGGGGCGGTCTCGGCCAGCGCCTTCGGCGCCCTGGGTGTCGTCATGCTCAGCACGGCGCTGCGCCTGCCGACCCGGCGCGCGCTCGCCCTGCTCGCCGCCAACATCGCCGTCGCCATCCCCTACTTCATCTTCTGCTCCCTCCCGGAGGACAACAGCGGCTGGGGCGACATCTTCTTCAGCGTCGCCTACCTGCTCACGTTCTTCGCCTGGGGCGTCGCCACCCGCGCCCGCCGCCAGCTGGTCGTGCGCCTGCGCCAGGACGCGGGGCGCGAGCGTGCCGAACACGCCCGCCGGATGGCCGACGCCCGCCGCGCCGAGCGCGAGGCCATCGCCCGCGAGATGCACGACGTGCTGGCGCACCGCATCTCCCTGCTGTCCGTGCACGCCGGAGCGCTGGCGTACCGCACCTCGGGCGCCGCCGGGGCGCACGCCAAACCGCTCAGCGACGCCGAGGTGGGCGAGAGCGCCCAGGTCATCCGCGACAACGCCCACCAGGCCCTGGAGGAGCTGCGCGAGGTGCTGACGGTGCTGCGCGGCACCGCGCCCGGCGCGCTCACCGAGGCGGGCGGCGGACGGCCGCAGCCGCGGATCGCCGAGATCGGCGAACTGGTCGCCGAGGCCACCCGGGCGGGACAGCGCGTCGTCCTGGACCAGAAGTATGCGGAGGGCGCCGCCGAGGCCCTGCGCGACCAGGCGCAGCGCACCGTCTACCGGGTGGTGCAGGAAGGGCTCACCAACGCCCGCAAGCACGCCCCGGGCGCGCTGATCACGGTGACCCTGGTGGGCGCCGCGGGCCAGGGCCTGACCGTACGGATCCGCAACCCGCTGCCGGTGACCGCCGGGGCCGGGCGCGAACACATCCCCGGCGCGGGCGCGGGGCTGGCCGGCCTGGAGGAGCGCATCGCCCTGGACGGCGGCAGCCTGCTGCACGGCGCCACGAACGGGGCATTCGAACTGGTCGCCAAGCTCCCCTGGCCGGCGGCGTAG
- a CDS encoding phosphoglyceromutase, with the protein MADAPYKLILLRHGESDWNAKNLFTGWVDVNLTEKGEKEAVRGGELLKDAGLLPDVLHTSLLKRAIRTANLALDAADRVWVPVTRSWRLNERHYGALQGKDKAATLAEFGEEQFTQWRRSYDTPPPVLAADAEWSQADDPRYAHIPSDVRPQTECLKDVVERMLPYWYDGIVPDLAAGRTVLVTAHGNSLRALVKHLDGISDSEIVGLNIPTGIPLLYELDADFRPLNPGGTYLDPEAARAAIEAVKNQGKK; encoded by the coding sequence ATGGCCGACGCACCGTACAAGCTGATCCTGCTCCGCCACGGCGAGAGCGACTGGAACGCCAAGAACCTGTTCACCGGCTGGGTGGACGTCAACCTCACCGAGAAGGGCGAGAAGGAGGCGGTCCGTGGCGGCGAGCTGCTGAAGGACGCCGGGCTGCTCCCCGATGTCCTGCACACCTCCCTGCTCAAGCGGGCCATCCGCACCGCGAACCTCGCCCTGGACGCCGCCGACCGCGTCTGGGTCCCGGTCACCCGTTCCTGGCGGCTCAACGAGCGGCACTACGGCGCGCTCCAGGGCAAGGACAAGGCCGCCACCCTCGCCGAGTTCGGCGAGGAGCAGTTCACCCAGTGGCGCCGCTCGTACGACACCCCGCCCCCGGTGCTCGCCGCCGACGCCGAGTGGTCGCAGGCCGACGACCCGCGCTACGCCCACATCCCCTCCGACGTGCGCCCGCAGACCGAGTGCCTCAAGGACGTCGTCGAGCGGATGCTGCCGTACTGGTACGACGGCATCGTCCCCGACCTCGCCGCCGGCCGCACCGTGCTGGTCACCGCGCACGGCAACAGCCTGCGCGCGCTGGTCAAGCACCTCGACGGCATCTCGGACTCCGAGATCGTCGGCCTGAACATCCCCACCGGCATCCCGCTGCTGTACGAGCTGGACGCCGACTTCCGCCCGCTGAACCCCGGCGGTACCTACCTCGACCCGGAGGCCGCGCGCGCCGCCATCGAGGCCGTGAAGAACCAGGGCAAGAAGTAG
- a CDS encoding response regulator transcription factor codes for MTRVLVVEDEESFSDALSYMLRKEGFEVATAATGPDGLDEFERNGADLVLLDLMLPGLPGTEVCRQLRGRSNVPVIMVTAKDSEIDKVVGLEIGADDYVTKPFSSRELVARIRAVLRRRGESEEESPAALEAGPVRMDVDRHVVTVDGRKVDLPLKEFDLLAMLLRNAGRVLTRMQLIDRVWGADYVGDTKTLDVHVKRLRAKVEPDPGAPRYLVTVRGLGYKFEP; via the coding sequence GTGACCCGAGTGCTCGTCGTCGAGGACGAGGAGTCGTTCAGCGACGCCTTGTCGTACATGCTCCGCAAGGAAGGCTTCGAGGTCGCCACCGCGGCCACGGGCCCCGATGGGCTGGATGAGTTCGAGCGCAACGGCGCCGACCTGGTCCTGCTCGACCTCATGCTGCCGGGGCTGCCCGGCACGGAGGTCTGCCGCCAGCTGCGCGGCCGCTCCAATGTCCCGGTGATCATGGTGACCGCCAAGGACAGCGAGATCGACAAGGTCGTCGGCCTGGAAATAGGAGCCGATGACTACGTCACCAAGCCGTTCTCCTCGCGCGAGCTGGTGGCGCGCATCCGCGCGGTGCTGCGCCGGCGCGGCGAGTCGGAGGAGGAGAGCCCGGCCGCACTGGAGGCGGGCCCGGTCCGGATGGATGTCGACCGCCACGTGGTGACGGTCGACGGCCGCAAGGTGGATCTCCCGCTCAAGGAGTTCGACCTGCTGGCGATGCTGCTGCGCAACGCCGGGCGGGTGCTCACCCGGATGCAGCTGATCGACCGGGTCTGGGGTGCCGACTACGTCGGGGACACCAAGACGCTGGACGTGCACGTCAAGCGGCTGCGGGCGAAGGTCGAGCCGGACCCGGGCGCCCCGCGCTATCTGGTGACGGTGCGCGGCCTGGGCTACAAGTTCGAGCCGTAG
- a CDS encoding sensor histidine kinase: MDVNAAVAAVAAIAGLSTGVIAMLAFRISERERTRPPRGAHPAPDAATLPPGVDTVLSVLRSSAVVLDESDAVLKASSAAYALGLVRGGRLTVEPMLAMARQTRRDGEIRQAELDLPQRAGKGLGRTDVLAVSARSAPLGSRLVLLLVEDLTEARRIEAVRRDFVANVSHELKTPAGALSLLSEAVLDAADDPEAVTRFAGRMQHEATRLTNLVQELIDLSRVQDDDPLTHAELVPVDELVTEAMDRCRQQAGNKWITMASGGTAGLAVWGNRGKLAAALGNLVENAVNYSPPHTRVAIAGARNRTRQGDLIEISVTDQGIGIPDSDKERVFERFYRVDPARSRATGGTGLGLSIVKHVAASHGGEVLVWSAEGQGSTFTLRLPEPGSAQERQQARTAAREGAGGLSGSLHEPAEFPAPAAEGEPAATRTNDPAREALP; the protein is encoded by the coding sequence ATGGACGTGAACGCGGCGGTGGCCGCAGTGGCCGCGATCGCCGGGCTCAGCACCGGCGTCATCGCCATGCTGGCCTTCCGCATCAGTGAGCGCGAGCGTACGCGCCCACCACGCGGTGCCCACCCCGCTCCCGACGCCGCCACCCTGCCACCGGGCGTGGACACGGTGCTGTCCGTCCTGCGCTCCTCGGCGGTCGTCCTGGACGAGTCCGACGCCGTCCTCAAGGCCAGCTCTGCCGCGTACGCGCTGGGGCTGGTGCGCGGCGGCCGGCTCACCGTGGAGCCCATGCTCGCGATGGCCCGGCAGACCCGCAGGGACGGCGAGATCCGGCAGGCCGAGCTGGACCTGCCGCAGCGCGCGGGCAAGGGCCTGGGCCGTACCGACGTGCTCGCGGTCTCCGCCCGCTCCGCGCCGCTGGGCTCCCGCCTGGTGCTGCTGCTGGTGGAGGACCTCACCGAGGCCCGCCGCATCGAGGCGGTGCGCCGCGACTTCGTCGCCAACGTCAGCCACGAGCTGAAGACCCCGGCCGGCGCGCTGTCCCTGCTCTCCGAGGCCGTCCTCGACGCCGCCGACGACCCCGAGGCCGTCACCCGCTTCGCGGGCCGGATGCAGCACGAGGCCACCCGGCTCACCAACCTCGTCCAGGAGCTCATCGACCTCTCCCGGGTGCAGGACGACGACCCGCTCACCCACGCCGAGCTGGTGCCCGTCGACGAACTGGTCACCGAGGCCATGGACCGCTGCCGCCAGCAGGCCGGCAACAAGTGGATCACCATGGCCTCCGGCGGCACCGCCGGGCTCGCGGTCTGGGGCAACCGTGGCAAGCTGGCCGCCGCGCTCGGCAACCTCGTCGAGAACGCCGTCAACTACAGCCCGCCCCACACCCGGGTCGCCATCGCCGGTGCCCGCAACCGGACCCGGCAGGGGGATCTGATCGAGATCTCCGTGACCGACCAGGGCATCGGCATCCCCGACAGCGACAAGGAGCGCGTCTTCGAACGCTTCTACCGGGTGGACCCGGCCCGCTCCCGCGCCACCGGGGGTACCGGCCTGGGGCTCTCGATCGTCAAACACGTGGCCGCCTCGCACGGCGGGGAGGTCCTGGTGTGGAGCGCTGAAGGACAGGGCTCCACCTTCACCCTGCGGCTGCCCGAACCGGGCAGCGCACAAGAACGCCAGCAGGCCCGTACGGCCGCCCGCGAGGGCGCCGGCGGACTGTCCGGCAGTCTGCACGAACCGGCAGAGTTCCCCGCTCCCGCGGCGGAAGGCGAGCCGGCGGCCACCCGCACCAACGATCCTGCCCGGGAGGCACTCCCGTGA